The region CTTCGAATTTCAGCTTCGTCTCTGATCTCGTCTCCATCTCCGTCTCTGTCTACGTATGCTATACTTCCcctttcctttcctttcctttcctttcctttcAGATCTGCTGCACAAATCTCATTTTTGAAACCTTGGTTTTGAAAAAATTACTGCGGTTGACTATATATGAATTTTTAGGTGTAATTCAGAATGCTTGTTCATATACCCTTCTAATTAATCACTGCTTTTATCAATTAATAGTAATTTTCTTCTGTAATTTAGGTTAATTAATCCCTTCCCAAACTAATGATGCTATATACTTAATATAGTAAAAACTTGACCTCAGTTTTCTTCATATCTGTGACTATGCCTTTTGAAAATTATGATGAATTATTGTTGTGTTTCTACTtcatattttgtgttttttcttgTCATTGAAAACTAATTAAGAAGCTAATTTCATTTCAATCATTGTGCAGAGACACAAGTCATGGCTACATTACTACTGCCACTTAGTATCCTATCTTTGGTTATGGCCGGAATCGTAGCAGGCCACAACGTCACCATCTCGCTGTTGGACTCCGCTGTAGCCAGAGGAGCTGGTAcgtacacacacacacacacacacatatatatatacatatatatgtttgATTCTCAATTGTTGCTAATTCATTGCTTAACTATTTGTATATATAGTCTGTCTAGACGGCACTCCTCCAGCCTACGCTTATAGTCCAGGGTTCGGAGACGGAGTTGACAAGTGGCACGTAATCTTTGAGGTATATGAATATGAACAACTTTTGTGGATTTTTATCATCTACTTCTATTGTTGTTGAGTTAACAATTTGGAGTTGCAAGGGTGGTGGGTGGTGTCGGGATGTAGCTGACTGCCTCAATAGATCCAAAACTCCTCTAGGAAGTAGTGCTAAGCTTATGTCGAAGGAGCAGAATGGTGTCGTATCCTTTGGAGGGATGCTCGATGCCAATTCCACCTTGAACCCTGGTATATATGTAGTTAAATCTAATCAAATTCACAATTTCATTTCTCTAATTTGAAATATATAACTTAATTCTTGCATATGTATGATTTCAGATTTCTACAATTGGCACGTGTTCAGAATCTTCTACTGTGACGGCTCATCTTTCATGTCCGATGTTGAAGATGTAGACCCGGTAAGTTTTTAAATTTCTTGCATGTAACCAATAAGCACAATTAGTTATACTAACCTAGCATTCACTCTTTTAAAAACCGGACTGGATGGTTCGACATGAACTAGAAGGTTGATGAGTCCGGTTTAGTCCTAATTGTATGTTTTACTCAATTCAATTATAGCTTCATTGTTTcactcatttttcaatttttgaaacATTTACATAGAAGTACAACCTAACTTATAGAGGTGCGAGAATATATGATGCCATGATGGATGAGCTCCTACGAATCGGAATGGGTAATGCAAAAAATGTATGTgctattaaattataataactCTTGAATTAGTTAAATTTTGATTGCAACTTGATATTAatgtatattatttttataggcTTTATTGTCAGGCGGTTCGGCAGGTGGATTAGCCACAACTTTACATTGTGATAAGTTTCAATCGTTGTTTCACAACACAACTAGAGTGAAGTGCGTATCTGATTCAGGCTTTTTCGTTCACGGGTAAGACTATCTAGATTAATTacctaattataaaaaaaaattatgaaatatattaTTGTAAACTACTAtatcattgattaattttgttTGGCTCACTAGAGAGCATTTTTTGGGGGCTGATTGGAGAGAATCTTTCTTCTATAGAGTGGTATCAACACATGTAtgtattctttttatttcagtttattttgttatataatCAAGTAGTATTATATATTATTAACACGTGGATTCTTACATTAATTCCTCATTTTTGTTATGTATATGTATAGGGTTTGACGAATATGTTGCCCACATCATGCACATCCAAATTTAGCCCAACTCTGGTATGGatatagtactctctccgtcccacgttaccTGAGTCAATTTTTGcacttattttaaaaaaatatacttaataaatagttttaaaaaagagtaaagtaagtgagggAATAAAAATGagaagactcttctctacattattctctctcttaatttactctctctacactttactatttattatcattttttaaaacaagtgCAAAAAAGAAGTGGCTTAAGTAACgcgagacagagggagtattagctAACTTATCTTCATTACTTTTCCGAACAATATAATTAAGCATTCCTCATAATCATATTTATCTTTGCAGTGTTTATTTCCTGAAAATTTGGTCCCTGATATCCAAACCCCACTATTTTTAATTGAATCAGCATTTGACTCATATCAGGTATGGGCAATCTTATAATGTACAGtaataattattagtatttattaataTCTTTGATgtcattaattatatatttttttatttccaatctACCCATCACAGATAGGATATACTTTGTTCCCTGATAGAAGCCCGAAATGGAAGAGTTGCCTCCAAAACTTAATGTTGTGCAATTGGACCGAGATAGAAATCATGAAAGGTATAtacaatataattaatattttttaactcGATTtaatataaatctatcaataatactatttgttttatttttgtttagatTTTAGGTTGATATTGGTAAATACGCTGAAAAGTACAATTGCAAATAGCTCCTCAAGGAGGGGCTATTTTGTACATAGCTGCTACCGACATGGCCATATGGAAGACATAAGCGGTTCGACATGCTCATTGATTGTTGGAAACGGACTTGCTAACAAAGTAAGTGAAACTATATAAATAATCTGTCACACAAATTGTTTGGTCACACACTACTAATTTAATATGAAGTGTATTTTTCAGAATATAGCAG is a window of Salvia splendens isolate huo1 chromosome 3, SspV2, whole genome shotgun sequence DNA encoding:
- the LOC121794265 gene encoding pectin acetylesterase 11-like isoform X2, with product MATLLLPLSILSLVMAGIVAGHNVTISLLDSAVARGAVCLDGTPPAYAYSPGFGDGVDKWHVIFEGGGWCRDVADCLNRSKTPLGSSAKLMSKEQNGVVSFGGMLDANSTLNPDFYNWHVFRIFYCDGSSFMSDVEDVDPKYNLTYRGARIYDAMMDELLRIGMGNAKNALLSGGSAGGLATTLHCDKFQSLFHNTTRVKCVSDSGFFVHGEHFLGADWRESFFYRVVSTHGLTNMLPTSCTSKFSPTLCLFPENLVPDIQTPLFLIESAFDSYQIGYTLFPDRSPKWKSCLQNLMLCNWTEIEIMKDFRLILVNTLKSTIANSSSRRGYFVHSCYRHGHMEDISGSTCSLIVGNGLANKNIAEAVGDWYFDRSEFQEMDMVNNLPRNCTGENQPILEKKCIDYYIHH
- the LOC121794265 gene encoding pectin acetylesterase 11-like isoform X1, which encodes MATLLLPLSILSLVMAGIVAGHNVTISLLDSAVARGAVCLDGTPPAYAYSPGFGDGVDKWHVIFEGGGWCRDVADCLNRSKTPLGSSAKLMSKEQNGVVSFGGMLDANSTLNPDFYNWHVFRIFYCDGSSFMSDVEDVDPKYNLTYRGARIYDAMMDELLRIGMGNAKNALLSGGSAGGLATTLHCDKFQSLFHNTTRVKCVSDSGFFVHGEHFLGADWRESFFYRVVSTHGLTNMLPTSCTSKFSPTLCLFPENLVPDIQTPLFLIESAFDSYQIGYTLFPDRSPKWKSCLQNLMLCNWTEIEIMKDFRLILVNTLKSTIANSSSRRGYFVHSCYRHGHMEDISGSTCSLIVGNGLANKCIFQNIAEAVGDWYFDRSEFQEMDMVNNLPRNCTGENQPILEKKCIDYYIHH